The DNA segment GGGTGTCCTCGTCGCCGGCGCCCCCGGCCACGTAGCCGTAGGCCCGCGCGCCCAGCCGACGCCGGGCCTCCACCGCCAGCTGCCGGTACACCGTGGGCACCCGCGGGTGCCGGCCGTACACGCCCGCCCGGTAGATCGCGTCCTGCCGCCGCCGCCCGGTCCCCGCCGCTGAGGTCACCCGGCCACCGTAGTGACCTGCCTCTCCCCGACGTCCCGGGGCGGGCCTCCAACGACACGCCCGGGAGGGACACGCCGGTGACACGGATGTGACTGGTGTGGCGTACGGGGCTGGCGGTGCGTTCCTCGTACATGGTTGGGGGAGTTCCGGGGCAGAGCACTGACACGCCGCGGGACCAGCCGTGCGACAGGCGCGAGATCGGGGGAACGACCGTGCCGACACCCAGCTCTGTTCGTTCCGCCTCGGCCGCTGCCCTGCTCGTGCTGGCGGCCGCCGGTGTCCTGCTCACCGCGGCGGTCGCGCTGGCCGGCCCCGCCGCCGCGATCGAGGACCCGCGTCGTCCCGCGGCCGAGATCACCCACGGGCCCAGCTGCGGGCCGGGCGTCGTCCGCGTCGAGGTCACCGGCGGCAGCCAGCCGCGCCGGGTGGCGCTGGTGTTCGACGGCATCGCCGAGCAGGACGTCACCGAGCTGGCCCCCGGCGAGCAGACCGAGCTGGCCAGCGGCGACGTCGACTGGGGCCAGACGGTCGACGTGTCCGTGACCATCACCCGGCCCGACGGCACCGCGGAGACCCCGGTCGAGTTCGGCACCTACACCCGGCCGACCGCCGAGGACTGCGCGGCGGTCGCACCCGTGGCGCTGTCCGCGGACGCCGGGCCGTCGACCCGGACGACCACGCCCGCGGTGCCGAGCTGGGGCACCGGGCAGCCGAGCTGGGGGGACGCCGACGTGGAGGCGGCCAGCGCCTCGTCCTCGTCCGTCGCCCCGGGTGGCGTGGTCACCGTCCGGGCCACCGGGTTCACCCCGGGCGAGCCGGTCCAGGTCAGCCTGCTCGGCCGCGACGGCGCGCTCACCACCGTGCCGGCCGCCCCTGACGGCAGCGTCGAGGCCGTCGTGCAGATCCCGCGCGCCGCCGCGCTCGGGACGGCGACCGTGCAGCTCGTCGGCGGGTTCTCCTCCGCCACTGCCGGGCTGGACCTGCAGGTCGCGGCCCGCGTCCGGCCGCTGGCCGAGCAGACCACCTCCGTCCCCGTGCTCGCCGCGGGGGCCTCCCTGATCGGCGCCACCAGCCTGCTGGGCCTGCGCGCGGCCCGCCGCCCGCGCGGCTCGGTCCTGCCGGCGCCCTGCTGAACGACGAGGACGTGGAACCCCCCATGGACAAGCTGCACGACGGTGCCCCGCCGCGGGGCGTGCCGCGCGACGTCCGCGGGCTGGCCGGCGCCGGCCCGACCGCGACCGAGACCTGGCTGCGCATCGTGCAGGTGCACGACCGGATCACCCGCCGGGTCGACTCCGCGCTGCACCGCCAGCACGGGCTCTCGCTCACCGGCTTCGAGGTGCTCCGGCGGATCGCCCAGTCACCCGGCGAGCGCACCTCGATGGGCGACCTGGCCGAGGCGGTCGGGCTCAGCCGGCCCGGCATCACCAGCACGGTGAACCGGTTGGTCGAGGAGGGGCTGGTCACCCGCGAGCGGCACGGCGGCGACCGCCGGCTGCTGCACGCCCGGCTCACCGACGTCGGCCGGGAGCGGGTCCGCGCCGCCGGCTCGACCCACGACGACCTGGTCACGCACCTGCTGAGCATGCTCGGGGACGACGCCGCGCTGGTCACCGACGCCCTCGCCCGGGTGTCCTCCGCCGCCCGCCGGCCCCGCTAGTCCCACCAGGTGGACGACTACGGAAACGGTGTCTGACGATCACCCAAACGGGTACGGACCGAGCTGGTCGCCGACCACTTAAAGCCCGTAGTGTTTCGGGCGGTGGAACGCGGGAACCGAGCGGGCATGACGGATGCCCTGCGCGACTGCACGGTCGTCGTCCCGACGATCGGCCGCCCGTCGCTGGACGTCCTGCTCGACGCCCTCGCCACCAGCACCGGGCCGCGCCCGGCTGAGCTGGTGCTGGTCGACGACCGCCCCACCGGTACGCCGCTGTCCCCGGAGCGCCCGGGCCTCCCGCCGGTCCGCGTGGTGCGCACCGGCGGCGGCGGGCCCGCGGCCGCCCGCAACCTGGGCTGGCGCACCGCCCGCACCGGCT comes from the Modestobacter italicus genome and includes:
- a CDS encoding MarR family winged helix-turn-helix transcriptional regulator, producing MEPPMDKLHDGAPPRGVPRDVRGLAGAGPTATETWLRIVQVHDRITRRVDSALHRQHGLSLTGFEVLRRIAQSPGERTSMGDLAEAVGLSRPGITSTVNRLVEEGLVTRERHGGDRRLLHARLTDVGRERVRAAGSTHDDLVTHLLSMLGDDAALVTDALARVSSAARRPR